In Streptomyces durocortorensis, a genomic segment contains:
- a CDS encoding SHOCT domain-containing protein, whose protein sequence is MAVGPVEYLVIAFPGSRFTGAVAPALADAVASGSPRAADLAFVRRAEDGSLVRAGLRELDPEGIVPLDAGEGGAAPELNPEDVEALGGSVPEGDFAALVVREDLWTTPVARAVRAAGGAFVAHERLGTDGTDAEEAVGDDIIDRLERLADLWKRDVLSDEEFVQQKTKLLSD, encoded by the coding sequence GTGGCCGTCGGACCTGTGGAGTACCTCGTCATCGCCTTCCCCGGCAGCCGCTTCACCGGGGCCGTCGCTCCCGCCCTCGCCGACGCCGTGGCGTCCGGTTCCCCGCGCGCCGCGGACCTGGCCTTCGTCCGCCGGGCCGAGGACGGCTCACTGGTCCGGGCGGGGCTGCGGGAGCTGGACCCGGAAGGGATCGTGCCGCTCGACGCGGGGGAGGGCGGGGCGGCGCCGGAGCTGAACCCCGAGGACGTCGAGGCGCTCGGCGGCAGCGTGCCCGAGGGCGATTTCGCCGCGCTCGTCGTCCGGGAGGACCTGTGGACCACTCCGGTCGCCCGTGCCGTCCGTGCGGCGGGGGGCGCGTTCGTCGCGCACGAGCGCCTCGGCACGGACGGGACCGACGCGGAGGAGGCCGTGGGCGACGACATCATCGACCGGCTGGAGCGGCTCGCCGACCTGTGGAAGCGGGACGTGCTCAGCGACGAGGAGTTCGTGCAGCAGAAGACG